In Colwellia sp. M166, a genomic segment contains:
- a CDS encoding SDR family NAD(P)-dependent oxidoreductase: protein MNAKRTILITGATSGIGESLLHHYLANDYQVIACGRNKEKLKQLADSNADVIPVAFDITDSEQIKAAAAELKQIARIDILMFNAGDCRYIDNAKAFDGELFASVIATNLQSLGYLLEYFLPKVDAGGQVVFISSSATLLPFPRAEAYGASKAGIDYLANSLRIDLKAQDIAVTLVHPGFIKTPLTDKNDFSMPFLLSSQQAASRIYQGVSAKKSYLHFPKRLTLLLKLLALFPDVVWQNIALKSEKK, encoded by the coding sequence ATGAATGCAAAACGCACTATTCTTATTACCGGTGCTACTTCTGGTATCGGCGAGTCTTTGCTACATCATTACTTAGCCAACGACTATCAGGTTATTGCCTGTGGTCGTAATAAAGAAAAGCTTAAACAACTAGCTGATAGTAATGCCGATGTTATTCCTGTTGCCTTTGATATTACTGATAGTGAGCAAATAAAAGCCGCTGCAGCTGAACTCAAGCAAATAGCCCGTATAGATATTTTAATGTTTAACGCCGGTGATTGTCGCTATATCGACAATGCCAAGGCATTTGATGGCGAGTTATTTGCTAGTGTTATCGCAACAAATCTGCAATCTTTAGGTTATTTACTAGAGTATTTTTTACCAAAAGTGGATGCCGGAGGGCAGGTTGTATTTATTAGCTCTAGTGCGACATTATTGCCGTTTCCTCGAGCCGAAGCTTATGGTGCTTCTAAAGCAGGTATTGATTACTTAGCCAATAGCTTACGGATAGATTTAAAAGCGCAAGATATTGCTGTAACTCTCGTACACCCTGGTTTTATCAAAACGCCATTAACGGATAAAAATGATTTTTCTATGCCATTTTTACTATCCAGTCAACAAGCGGCTAGCCGAATTTATCAAGGTGTAAGCGCTAAAAAATCTTATCTACATTTTCCCAAAAGATTAACCTTGTTATTGAAACTGCTCGCGCTATTTCCTGACGTTGTTTGGCAAAATATTGCCTTAAAGAGTGAGAAAAAATGA
- a CDS encoding nuclear transport factor 2 family protein: protein MSDEKFQQANELNIQPPHALWLIKFVDIYQRLSVDNLHLLAELYHQNITFIDPMHKLTGFEQLAHYFDGLYQQLSYCEFSIEQVIAEENEAAIYWNMSYQHPRLNAGNVVHVQGSSHIRGDGDKVIFHRDYIDLGAMLYEQVPLLGRIIRFLKRRATNS from the coding sequence ATGTCAGATGAAAAATTTCAGCAAGCGAATGAATTAAATATTCAACCTCCGCATGCACTTTGGTTAATTAAGTTTGTCGATATCTATCAGCGATTATCGGTTGATAATTTGCACTTGTTAGCTGAGCTTTATCATCAAAATATTACCTTTATTGATCCCATGCATAAACTGACCGGTTTTGAGCAATTAGCCCATTATTTTGATGGACTGTATCAACAGCTCAGCTATTGTGAATTTAGTATTGAGCAGGTGATAGCAGAAGAAAATGAAGCGGCTATTTATTGGAATATGAGCTATCAGCATCCACGTTTAAATGCCGGTAATGTGGTGCATGTACAAGGTAGCTCGCACATAAGAGGTGATGGCGATAAAGTTATTTTTCATCGTGATTATATCGATTTAGGCGCAATGCTTTATGAACAAGTACCTTTATTAGGACGCATTATTCGCTTCCTGAAACGTAGGGCGACCAACTCATGA
- the phrB gene encoding deoxyribodipyrimidine photo-lyase, whose product MSLLLWFRNDIRIHDNPALDYFLAQKNGLLPGKAVFFVSEKQWLAHDWSSIKIDFIKRHVNALAKQLLSLNISLEVVHCDDFSEQISFLQRYCQLHNVKEVVVNQELEFNENQRDQLCLATGIPLRMFESDVIVAKGKVLNKTGEMYKVFTPFKRAWLTYVRQHGFDYLGKPSPVKTETIAEQEVAELMPLLTSTGESDAWPLAEQVEQQVVPDFYQNKVASYGEKRDFPAIKATSGLSPYLAIGAISPRYLLLLFLQRFPDILVASDSPEFTWLNELIWREFYRNLIFHKQGLCKHQCFNAKYSAVIWPNNPALFSAWCEGKTGYPLVDAAMRQLNQTGWMHNRLRMVVASFLTKHLLIDWRWGEKYFMQKLIDGDLAANNGGWQWAASTGCDAQPYFRVFNPIRQSERFDPKGEFVRKYIPELAKLPDKEIHFPHQYLAKEKLTLYWPAIVDHKQARLAALEFYR is encoded by the coding sequence ATGTCCTTGTTACTTTGGTTTCGCAACGATATTAGAATACACGACAATCCGGCTTTAGATTATTTTCTGGCACAAAAAAACGGCTTACTTCCCGGTAAAGCTGTTTTTTTTGTCAGCGAAAAACAATGGCTAGCTCATGACTGGTCGTCGATAAAAATTGATTTTATCAAGCGTCATGTTAATGCGCTTGCCAAGCAGCTATTGTCATTAAATATCAGCTTAGAGGTTGTACATTGTGATGATTTTTCTGAGCAAATTTCATTTTTACAGCGCTATTGCCAGCTACATAATGTTAAAGAAGTAGTGGTGAATCAAGAACTTGAATTTAATGAAAATCAACGTGACCAACTTTGCTTAGCAACAGGTATTCCATTACGGATGTTTGAAAGCGATGTGATTGTCGCGAAAGGCAAAGTGCTCAATAAAACCGGTGAAATGTATAAAGTATTCACTCCTTTTAAACGGGCTTGGCTAACGTACGTTCGACAACATGGTTTTGACTATCTTGGTAAACCTAGCCCAGTAAAAACCGAGACGATCGCTGAGCAAGAAGTAGCTGAGTTAATGCCGCTGCTAACATCTACTGGTGAGTCTGACGCTTGGCCTTTGGCCGAGCAGGTTGAGCAACAGGTAGTACCTGATTTTTATCAAAATAAAGTCGCCAGTTACGGCGAAAAACGTGATTTTCCTGCTATTAAAGCCACGTCTGGCTTATCACCTTATTTAGCTATAGGTGCGATTAGTCCACGCTATTTACTACTGTTATTTCTACAGCGTTTTCCTGATATTTTGGTGGCATCAGATAGCCCAGAATTCACCTGGTTAAATGAGCTTATTTGGCGTGAATTTTATCGTAATTTAATCTTTCATAAACAAGGCTTATGTAAGCATCAGTGCTTTAACGCTAAATATAGCGCCGTCATTTGGCCTAATAACCCTGCGTTATTTAGTGCTTGGTGCGAAGGTAAAACCGGATATCCGCTAGTTGATGCTGCCATGAGACAATTGAATCAAACGGGTTGGATGCACAATCGACTCCGTATGGTGGTCGCCAGTTTTCTGACTAAGCATTTATTGATTGATTGGCGTTGGGGTGAAAAATATTTTATGCAAAAGCTGATTGATGGCGACCTTGCAGCGAATAATGGTGGCTGGCAATGGGCGGCAAGTACTGGCTGTGATGCACAGCCTTATTTTCGAGTATTTAACCCGATACGACAAAGCGAAAGATTTGATCCTAAAGGTGAATTCGTTCGTAAGTACATACCAGAGCTGGCGAAATTACCTGATAAAGAAATTCATTTTCCGCATCAATATCTCGCCAAAGAAAAATTAACGCTTTATTGGCCGGCTATTGTTGACCATAAGCAAGCTAGATTAGCCGCTCTTGAGTTTTATAGATAA
- a CDS encoding DUF523 and DUF1722 domain-containing protein, giving the protein MHKKFTKEDVLIGISACLIGEKVRFDASNKPSNFCIHELSQHVTYKAYCPEVAVGMPIPRPTIRLIKDEQMIKVSRPDGSGDVTSEIKAYGKKVASFSKNLSGYVFCAKSPSCGMERVKVYSPTGDPLQAKGIGVFSREIMKANPLLPCEENGRLNDPIIRENFVARVYAYRHWLALVESGISKHKLTSFHAQYKYTVMSHNLVAYKELGRLLARADLPVEEMAEQYISGLMAALTIKATCKNHSNTLSHIQGYFSKYLNAEQRKELSAQVDAYRTGLVPLMVPLTLVNHYLLAHPNDYLAQQAYLNPYPESLKLRYGY; this is encoded by the coding sequence ATGCATAAAAAATTTACAAAAGAAGATGTGCTTATTGGCATTAGTGCTTGTTTAATTGGTGAAAAAGTTCGTTTTGACGCGAGCAACAAACCATCAAATTTTTGTATTCATGAGCTAAGCCAGCATGTAACTTACAAGGCTTATTGCCCTGAAGTAGCTGTTGGTATGCCAATTCCTCGTCCAACCATACGGTTGATTAAAGACGAGCAGATGATCAAGGTGTCACGCCCTGACGGCTCGGGTGATGTTACTAGTGAGATTAAAGCTTATGGTAAAAAAGTAGCGTCATTCTCTAAAAACCTCAGTGGCTATGTATTTTGTGCTAAAAGTCCAAGCTGTGGCATGGAGCGCGTTAAAGTGTATTCGCCGACTGGCGATCCGCTACAAGCAAAAGGTATTGGGGTTTTTTCTCGAGAAATAATGAAAGCGAACCCGCTGCTACCTTGTGAAGAGAACGGTCGCTTGAATGATCCTATTATTCGCGAAAACTTTGTTGCTCGTGTTTACGCTTATCGTCATTGGTTGGCATTGGTCGAGTCAGGCATTAGCAAACATAAACTGACCAGTTTTCATGCGCAATATAAATATACCGTGATGAGCCATAATCTGGTTGCTTATAAAGAGCTCGGACGTTTATTGGCGCGTGCTGATTTACCCGTTGAAGAAATGGCAGAGCAATATATTAGTGGCTTGATGGCCGCGTTAACAATAAAAGCAACGTGTAAAAATCATTCTAATACTTTGTCACATATTCAAGGGTATTTCTCAAAGTACTTAAACGCAGAGCAACGAAAAGAGTTATCTGCACAAGTTGATGCCTACCGTACGGGATTAGTGCCACTGATGGTGCCACTGACCTTGGTTAATCATTATTTGTTAGCACACCCTAATGATTATTTAGCTCAGCAAGCGTATTTAAATCCTTATCCTGAATCGTTAAAGCTGAGATACGGATATTAA
- a CDS encoding ChrR family anti-sigma-E factor has product MIKHHPKFSLLQSFVDGDLPASLAAGIAIHAEMCPLCQQKVTQLTEQVAEASFEESFDAEFIVDDADTKAAELDFDDIIGQITASDDVEPMKAASVERSVSFKGTQYVLPNALRNMSLGKTAQIGKLSRARILLDEGGIHTNLLHIGAGGSIPEHTHKGFELTLLLAGTFADEQGEYVQGDFIMLDKRHQHQPATEQGCLCYTVANDALHFTQGINKLLNPIGSFIY; this is encoded by the coding sequence ATGATTAAACACCACCCTAAATTTTCCTTATTACAAAGTTTTGTTGATGGTGACTTACCGGCTTCACTTGCTGCTGGTATCGCAATACATGCTGAAATGTGTCCTTTGTGCCAACAAAAAGTAACTCAACTCACTGAACAAGTGGCAGAGGCAAGTTTTGAAGAAAGCTTTGATGCCGAGTTTATTGTTGATGATGCCGACACGAAAGCTGCTGAATTAGATTTTGACGACATCATTGGCCAAATTACCGCTTCTGATGATGTTGAGCCGATGAAAGCCGCTAGCGTTGAACGCTCGGTTAGTTTTAAAGGCACACAGTATGTTTTACCTAATGCGCTACGAAATATGTCATTAGGAAAAACCGCTCAAATAGGTAAATTATCACGGGCACGCATCTTGTTAGATGAAGGTGGAATTCATACTAATTTATTGCACATTGGCGCTGGCGGTTCTATACCTGAGCACACACACAAAGGTTTTGAGCTAACCTTACTATTAGCAGGGACCTTTGCTGATGAACAAGGTGAGTATGTGCAAGGTGATTTTATCATGCTAGATAAGCGCCATCAACATCAGCCAGCGACTGAGCAAGGCTGTCTTTGCTATACCGTTGCCAATGATGCTTTGCATTTTACTCAAGGTATCAACAAGTTGCTTAACCCTATTGGCTCTTTTATTTATTAG
- a CDS encoding sigma-70 family RNA polymerase sigma factor, producing the protein MQSVHSELPSRQTAATSSSMTNKIDHSQLCQWLKSIAVDRDKQAFTGVFKFFAPKIQRIAQSKLNNEALAAEVLQDTMSNVWRKAHLFDDSKGAATTWVYTIMRNVTFDLLRKMKANKEDNLSDDIWPIAEALNTEDESFTDHIQSRNLLGVIETLPENQQQVVKGFYFMEMSQEQLAVHLNLPLGTIKSRLRLALGKLKLKLGDHHD; encoded by the coding sequence ATGCAGTCTGTTCATTCAGAGTTGCCAAGTCGTCAAACAGCTGCTACATCTAGTAGCATGACTAATAAAATCGATCATTCCCAACTTTGTCAATGGCTTAAATCAATAGCGGTTGATAGAGACAAACAAGCATTTACTGGCGTGTTTAAATTCTTTGCCCCTAAAATACAGCGTATTGCTCAAAGCAAACTGAACAATGAGGCGCTTGCCGCTGAAGTGTTACAAGACACCATGAGCAATGTTTGGCGCAAGGCACATTTATTTGATGATAGTAAAGGTGCTGCCACCACATGGGTATACACCATAATGCGTAACGTGACCTTTGACCTATTGCGCAAAATGAAAGCCAATAAAGAAGACAATCTCAGTGATGATATTTGGCCGATAGCTGAAGCATTAAACACCGAAGATGAAAGTTTTACTGACCATATTCAAAGTCGTAATTTACTCGGCGTTATTGAAACCCTGCCTGAAAATCAGCAGCAAGTGGTTAAAGGTTTTTATTTTATGGAGATGTCACAAGAGCAACTTGCTGTTCATCTTAATTTACCGCTTGGCACGATAAAATCGCGGCTTCGACTTGCCCTTGGCAAACTAAAGTTGAAACTTGGAGATCATCATGATTAA
- a CDS encoding LON peptidase substrate-binding domain-containing protein: MTTVNLPIFPLPVFLLPQGLTRLRIFEKRYLKMVAHAMKHDGFVILAYDKAENVSDMPTGSWVEIVNFDQGDDGLLLIDVRCKCLVDINAMTQDQDKLHHGDVSVKAHWSDSGIDETADPLAQSLSKVFDDNVELNALYPTPYFSQSSWVVARWLELLPVTIDEKRLFVESGSFSAAKEFLQSIILAEQ, translated from the coding sequence ATGACAACAGTGAACTTACCTATTTTTCCATTACCAGTCTTCTTGTTACCACAAGGGCTAACTCGCTTGCGCATTTTTGAAAAGCGCTATTTAAAAATGGTTGCCCATGCGATGAAACATGACGGTTTTGTTATTTTAGCGTATGACAAAGCTGAAAACGTTAGTGATATGCCAACCGGTAGTTGGGTTGAAATTGTTAACTTCGATCAGGGTGACGATGGCTTGTTATTGATAGATGTGCGCTGTAAGTGCTTAGTTGATATTAACGCCATGACACAAGATCAAGACAAGCTTCATCATGGTGATGTCAGCGTTAAAGCTCATTGGTCAGACAGTGGCATAGATGAAACAGCCGATCCGCTTGCACAGTCGTTAAGTAAGGTCTTTGATGACAACGTGGAATTAAACGCTTTATACCCTACGCCATACTTTAGCCAAAGCAGTTGGGTGGTGGCACGTTGGTTAGAACTACTGCCGGTGACTATCGATGAAAAACGTTTATTTGTCGAGTCAGGCTCATTTAGTGCTGCGAAAGAGTTTTTACAAAGTATTATTTTAGCTGAGCAATAA
- a CDS encoding DUF3833 domain-containing protein — protein sequence MKWHYKFSALATVILLLSSCTTQLKDYQASSPELDIAQYFSGKLIAWGMVQDYTDNVTRRFCVEIDGQWQGDNGLLKEVFYFADGEVSYRNWQLKKLPQGRYQGSAEDVVGEAFGQQVGFAFQWQYDLLVPIDGETIEFSLDDWMYQIDEYRVFNRTEMKKIGVTLAEISLFFDKQIPEKTCR from the coding sequence ATGAAATGGCATTATAAATTCAGTGCTCTTGCCACGGTGATATTGTTGTTATCGAGCTGCACAACGCAACTAAAAGATTATCAAGCAAGCTCGCCTGAACTCGATATTGCGCAATATTTTTCCGGCAAGCTTATCGCGTGGGGCATGGTGCAAGATTATACCGACAATGTGACGCGTCGATTTTGTGTTGAAATTGACGGCCAATGGCAGGGTGATAATGGCCTGTTAAAGGAAGTGTTTTATTTTGCCGATGGTGAAGTAAGTTATCGTAATTGGCAGCTTAAAAAGCTCCCGCAGGGCAGATATCAAGGCAGTGCGGAAGATGTTGTTGGTGAAGCTTTTGGTCAGCAAGTCGGTTTTGCTTTTCAATGGCAATATGACTTATTAGTGCCTATTGACGGCGAAACCATAGAATTTTCGCTTGATGATTGGATGTATCAAATAGATGAGTATCGTGTTTTTAATCGTACCGAAATGAAAAAAATTGGCGTAACGCTGGCGGAAATAAGCTTATTTTTTGACAAACAGATACCAGAAAAAACCTGTCGATAG
- a CDS encoding chalcone isomerase family protein produces MLRNFNYFIVLIMSLSTMFSSAQASNDIAADNAKRMTQCRATEQTPMTVDELAPSIAEQHFQLLGSAKFSVLFWDIYQSTLLTTDGQPPFSHTCQHALFEIHYLRDISKAELLENTLSQWRHLALDEDDYIEFLPLLAGIWPDIKAGDQLSMLSQANSTTFYLNRHRIGVIDSATFAQLFLAIWLDENTSEPKLRQQLLGELI; encoded by the coding sequence ATGTTGCGCAACTTTAATTACTTTATTGTTTTGATAATGTCGCTCAGCACCATGTTTTCAAGCGCTCAAGCAAGTAACGATATTGCAGCTGATAATGCTAAACGCATGACCCAATGTCGAGCGACTGAGCAAACTCCCATGACGGTCGATGAATTAGCGCCGTCGATTGCTGAGCAGCATTTTCAGTTGTTAGGTAGCGCTAAGTTCTCAGTATTGTTCTGGGATATCTACCAAAGCACATTATTAACCACTGATGGGCAACCACCGTTTAGTCATACTTGTCAGCATGCTTTGTTTGAAATTCATTATTTACGCGATATTAGTAAAGCAGAATTATTAGAAAATACCCTTTCGCAGTGGCGTCATTTAGCACTTGATGAAGATGATTATATCGAATTTTTGCCGTTATTAGCGGGCATTTGGCCAGACATAAAGGCCGGTGATCAACTATCAATGTTAAGCCAAGCAAACAGTACGACATTTTATTTAAATCGGCACAGAATAGGGGTAATTGACAGTGCCACTTTCGCTCAGCTGTTTCTTGCTATTTGGCTAGATGAAAACACGAGCGAGCCGAAATTACGTCAGCAACTACTTGGAGAGTTAATATGA
- a CDS encoding DUF2878 domain-containing protein, whose translation MIKPSLTLSNNLILVNLLGFNAIWFGLILLGNVFIPIAVIMLLLHLYYQADKNELVLILIVAGVGVLLDSALIYSGTFVFPGSTQLPFWLITLWLCFAATVRHSLGFLANSKILQCLIGAIFAPLSYLAGAKFSVVYITPPFELSYLLLAGLWGPLMVLVFALSAWLQIEEKNHVAQL comes from the coding sequence GTGATAAAACCGAGCTTAACCTTAAGCAATAATCTAATCCTAGTTAACTTACTGGGTTTCAATGCCATTTGGTTCGGGCTGATCTTACTTGGCAATGTTTTTATTCCAATTGCAGTGATAATGCTGTTGCTTCATCTGTACTACCAAGCAGATAAAAATGAGTTAGTGCTTATTTTGATTGTTGCTGGTGTGGGCGTGTTATTAGATAGCGCTTTGATTTATTCAGGAACTTTTGTTTTTCCTGGATCTACGCAGTTACCATTTTGGCTAATTACCCTGTGGTTATGTTTTGCCGCTACGGTGCGACACAGCTTAGGTTTTTTGGCAAATTCTAAAATATTACAATGCTTGATAGGCGCTATTTTTGCGCCGTTAAGTTACTTGGCTGGGGCAAAGTTTTCTGTGGTCTATATCACGCCACCGTTTGAGTTGAGCTACTTACTGCTTGCTGGTTTATGGGGACCATTAATGGTGCTTGTTTTTGCCTTAAGTGCTTGGCTTCAAATTGAGGAGAAAAACCATGTTGCGCAACTTTAA
- a CDS encoding lactoylglutathione lyase family protein, with the protein MSKAYPRTFSHIGISVPSVEKAVKFYTEVLGWYLIMEPTEVVEDDSAIGVMCTDVFGANWDKFKIAHMSTGDRVGVELFEFKNQENPENNFEYWKTGVFHFCVQDPNLEELVEKIVAAGGKKRMAEPRYYYPGEKPYRMIYMEDPFGNILEIYSHSYELTYAAGAYQ; encoded by the coding sequence ATGAGCAAAGCATACCCAAGAACATTTTCACATATCGGCATCTCAGTACCGAGTGTAGAAAAAGCCGTTAAGTTTTATACCGAAGTACTTGGTTGGTATTTAATTATGGAGCCAACAGAAGTCGTTGAAGACGACAGTGCTATAGGCGTGATGTGCACCGATGTATTTGGTGCTAATTGGGACAAATTTAAAATTGCCCACATGTCGACAGGTGATCGTGTTGGTGTCGAGTTATTTGAATTTAAAAACCAAGAAAATCCAGAAAATAATTTTGAATATTGGAAAACAGGTGTATTTCACTTCTGTGTTCAAGATCCAAATTTAGAAGAATTGGTCGAAAAAATTGTTGCCGCCGGTGGTAAAAAACGTATGGCTGAGCCACGCTATTATTATCCAGGTGAAAAGCCTTACCGTATGATTTACATGGAAGACCCGTTTGGTAATATTTTAGAAATTTATAGCCATAGCTATGAACTAACCTATGCCGCTGGCGCATACCAATAA
- a CDS encoding LysR family transcriptional regulator gives MINLNWLKTFCTLAEVGHFTKTAEVLFMTQSGVSQHIKKLEQQLAVTLLLREGKSFTLSDEGLRLYQQGKLLLEKSDDLAQSIKQDDAHIGNIRISSPGSIGLKLYPQLIAIQQEHPKLSLDYTFAPNHSIELALIERNIDIGLVTKKPQDHRINSTAIGVEPLVLVTPAAVNQITWPVLNELGFIDHPDAAHHANLLLQKNFTEFSHISQFQHKGFSNQISLILAPVSLGLGFTVLPLYAALAFHQPSLIKIHHLTETIDEPLYICHNQYSHRAQRINFISNEIIKHIAK, from the coding sequence ATGATAAATCTTAACTGGTTAAAAACATTTTGTACCCTTGCTGAGGTTGGTCATTTCACCAAAACAGCAGAGGTTTTGTTTATGACGCAGTCAGGAGTCAGCCAACATATTAAAAAACTTGAACAACAACTAGCGGTGACGCTGCTGCTTCGAGAGGGCAAGTCTTTTACTTTAAGCGATGAAGGCTTACGCTTATATCAGCAGGGAAAGTTGTTACTGGAAAAAAGTGATGACCTTGCACAGTCAATCAAACAAGATGACGCCCACATTGGCAATATACGTATTTCTTCTCCCGGCAGTATAGGACTAAAGCTTTATCCACAGTTAATCGCTATTCAGCAAGAGCACCCGAAATTATCACTCGATTATACCTTTGCGCCCAATCACAGTATTGAACTGGCGTTAATTGAACGTAACATTGATATCGGTTTGGTAACCAAGAAGCCACAAGATCATCGTATCAATAGCACAGCCATTGGCGTTGAACCCTTAGTATTAGTAACACCGGCAGCTGTTAACCAAATTACTTGGCCAGTGTTGAACGAACTAGGCTTTATTGATCACCCTGATGCAGCTCATCACGCTAATTTGTTGTTGCAGAAAAACTTTACCGAGTTTAGTCATATTAGCCAGTTCCAACACAAAGGTTTTTCCAATCAAATAAGCCTAATTTTAGCGCCGGTGAGCTTAGGGTTAGGCTTTACGGTATTGCCGCTATATGCGGCTTTAGCTTTTCATCAGCCGAGCTTAATTAAGATTCATCATCTAACTGAAACTATTGATGAACCGCTCTATATTTGTCATAACCAATACTCACATAGAGCGCAGCGTATTAACTTTATCAGCAATGAAATCATCAAGCATATTGCTAAGTAA
- a CDS encoding IS110 family transposase yields MKVSTISIDLAKNVFQLMGFTEANKGVFNKRLNRAQLKHFMQMQPPCRVVMEACYSSHYWGRLFESIGHTVHLIPAQHVTPFVRGNKNDSNDTLAIFEASRRPFIRFVPIKTQTQQETLMLHRLRERLLKTRTAVTNQLRGLLADIGLVFPLGIPAFNESMQALSLDTTLSVSVQWLVNDVYQEFKTLNLRIKAIEKQLKTDIEANSLGQILLSIPGIGYLNASAFIASIGSGQAFTSARDFAVWLGITPKQFASGNKSVMGGISKRGDQYLRKQLIHGARAIIVHARKKHDALSVWITQLSARKPFNCTAVATAHKLARIMWTLLQKQCHYTPQPVKVIT; encoded by the coding sequence ATGAAAGTTAGCACAATATCAATTGATTTAGCAAAAAACGTTTTTCAACTCATGGGGTTTACTGAGGCTAATAAAGGCGTTTTTAATAAGCGCTTGAACCGCGCTCAACTGAAGCATTTTATGCAAATGCAACCCCCATGTCGTGTTGTGATGGAGGCCTGTTATTCTTCTCATTATTGGGGCCGGTTGTTTGAATCCATCGGTCACACTGTGCACTTAATTCCTGCGCAACACGTGACACCTTTTGTGCGAGGAAACAAGAATGACAGTAACGATACACTGGCCATATTCGAAGCAAGTAGGCGACCTTTCATTCGGTTTGTCCCCATCAAAACCCAAACTCAGCAAGAAACGTTAATGCTACATCGCTTGCGAGAAAGGTTACTTAAAACACGTACAGCGGTCACTAATCAACTACGTGGTTTATTAGCTGACATTGGCCTTGTTTTCCCGTTAGGCATACCTGCTTTTAATGAAAGTATGCAAGCATTATCACTTGATACCACGTTATCGGTATCAGTTCAGTGGCTAGTTAACGATGTTTATCAAGAATTCAAAACCTTAAACCTACGTATTAAAGCGATTGAAAAACAATTAAAAACTGACATTGAAGCCAATTCATTAGGGCAAATACTATTGAGTATCCCTGGCATTGGTTACCTCAATGCTTCTGCCTTTATTGCCTCTATAGGCAGTGGACAAGCCTTCACCAGTGCACGCGACTTTGCTGTTTGGCTAGGCATTACACCCAAACAATTTGCCTCAGGCAATAAAAGCGTGATGGGCGGCATCAGTAAACGTGGAGACCAATACCTGCGTAAACAGCTTATCCATGGTGCGCGTGCCATCATCGTTCATGCCAGAAAGAAACACGATGCATTGAGTGTGTGGATAACCCAGTTAAGTGCACGAAAACCGTTCAATTGTACCGCGGTTGCCACTGCGCACAAGTTAGCACGCATCATGTGGACATTGTTACAAAAGCAATGCCATTACACGCCTCAACCGGTTAAGGTAATCACATGA
- a CDS encoding transposase, whose product MGASITSPLVPKGDTSGSDKKGIFNRSKFTYDKEKEVYICPNNSQLMPGKTMTKDRDLYLMHYRARVKDCRHCSLQPQCTKSATPRKITRWEHQDRIDNMDKLMKKRPDLMLIRKQSVEHPFGTIKCWMGMTHLLTRRFKNVRTEMNLHVLAYNFKRMLNIMGIEGLMSAIKAKI is encoded by the coding sequence TTGGGAGCGTCCATCACATCACCACTTGTACCAAAGGGAGATACCTCAGGTAGCGATAAAAAAGGCATCTTTAATCGTTCTAAATTTACCTATGATAAAGAAAAAGAGGTTTATATTTGTCCCAACAACAGTCAATTAATGCCAGGTAAAACCATGACAAAAGATCGTGATTTATATTTGATGCATTACCGAGCTAGAGTCAAAGATTGCCGACATTGTAGCTTGCAGCCACAATGTACCAAAAGTGCAACACCAAGAAAGATAACTCGATGGGAGCATCAAGACAGAATAGACAATATGGATAAGTTAATGAAAAAACGGCCAGACTTGATGCTAATTAGAAAACAGAGTGTCGAGCACCCGTTCGGTACGATTAAGTGTTGGATGGGGATGACACATTTACTCACTCGTCGATTTAAAAACGTCCGAACCGAAATGAATCTCCATGTTCTGGCTTATAACTTCAAGCGAATGTTAAACATAATGGGTATTGAAGGGTTAATGAGCGCCATAAAGGCCAAGATATAA